One genomic window of Solanum dulcamara chromosome 12, daSolDulc1.2, whole genome shotgun sequence includes the following:
- the LOC129875728 gene encoding uncharacterized protein LOC129875728: MRFGQKGKLSPRFIGPYEVLKRVSPVVYKLALPLELDKIHNVFHVSMLRRYRSDLSHVLPVKSIEISPDLTYNEEPIQIFARETKKLRNKKVPLVKVLWRNHSSNEATWEREEDM, translated from the coding sequence atgagatttggccaaaaaggaaaactcaGTCCTCGATTTATTGGACCATATGAAGTACTTAAGAGAGTTAGTCCAGTTGTATATAAATTAGCTCTTCCACTGGAATTAGATAAgatccacaatgtcttccatgtttctatgcttagaagatatcgCTCAGATCTATCTCATGTTCTTCCTGTCAAATCCATTGAGATAAGTCCTGACCTGACATATAATGaggaacctatccaaatcttTGCCCGTGAGACAAAAAAGCTTAGAAacaagaaagttcctttagtaaaagtcctttggaggaatcattcTAGCAATGAAGCAACGTGGGAGCGAGAAGAGGATATGTGA